One Epinephelus fuscoguttatus linkage group LG10, E.fuscoguttatus.final_Chr_v1 genomic window carries:
- the med16 gene encoding mediator of RNA polymerase II transcription subunit 16 translates to MELAYVCEWEKRPKSTHCPSIPLVCSWSCRNLVAFTTDLKNDDDDKDVSHMIHIIDTEHPWDVYSINSGHTEVISCLEWDQSGSRLLSADGDGQIKCWSMSDHLVNSWESVLSSSLDGDPIVALSWLHNGVKLALHVEMSGSTNFGEKFSRVKFSPSLTLFGGKPMEGWMAVTVSGLVTVSLLKPGGALLTASESLCRLRGRVALADIAFTGGGNIVVAATDGSSSSPVQFYKVVVSVVSEKCRIDTELLPSLFLRCTTDPMRREKYPAVTHLKFLTRENSEQVLLCASNQSGSIVECWSLRKEGLPVNNIFQHRSPVVGEKQPTILKWRILTTTSDLERVSAVALPKLPISISNTDLKVASDTKFCPGLGLALAFHDGSIQILHRLSLHTMGVFYGSSASSSSAQRPGDESAIKRQRTGGPALHFKALQFSWTSLALAGVDNHGKLHMLRVSPSMGQVLEMNTTLRHLLFLLEYCMVTGYDWWDVLLHVQPTMVHNLVEKLHEEYMRQNQALQQVLATRIVAVKASLCKLSTATAARACDFHAKLLLIAISSTLKSLLRPHVLNTPDKSPGDRLTEICAKNMDTDIDKVMINLKTEEFVLDGPPLQSLQQLIQWVGDFVLYLLANLPNQGSMVRPGFGFMRDGASLGMLREMLVMIRIWGLLKPGCLPTFTATSDNQDSMQLLFRLLTKLWLCSRDDGPPQDPDETLIDECCLLPSQLLVPSMDWLPVNDGVIVKLQGKHPLRLQFGKASSLPGGGAAAPLEVFTRSPGSQKMDNLRCVHMGVCPTEESKACTRCGCVTMLRSPNKTNAMKQWEQRWIKNCLCGGLWRRIPPTLT, encoded by the exons ATGGAGTTGgcgtatgtgtgtgagtgggagAAGCGTCCCAAGAGCACCCACTGTCCCTCCATCCCTCTGGTCTGCTCCTGGTCCTGCAGGAACCTGGTGGCCTTCACCACCGACCTGAAGAACGATGACGATGACAAAG atgtcAGTCACATGATCCACATCATCGACACGGAGCATCCCTGGGACGTTTACTCCATCAACTCTGGACACACTGAGGTCATTTCCTGTCTGGAGTGGGACCAATCAG GTTCGCGGCTGCTGTCCGCAGACGGCGACGGGCAGATTAAATGCTGGTCGATGTCGGATCACCTGGTGAACAGCTGGGAGAGCGTCCTGTCCAGCTCTCTGGACGGAGATCCCATCGTTGCTCTGAGCTGGCTGCACAACGGCGTGAAGCTGGCGCTGCACGTGGAGATG TCAGGTTCCACAAACTTCGGGGAGAAGTTCTCTCGAGTGAagttctctccatctctgactcTGTTTGGCGGGAAGCCGATGGAGGGCTGGATGGCAGTGACGGTCAGCGGTTTGGTCACTGTGTCTCTATTGAAGCCAGGCGGCGCTCTGCTGACGGCCAGCGAGAGTCTGTGCCGGCTGAGAGGACGTGTGGCATTGGCTGACATCGCCTTTACCGGAGGAGGGAACATCGTGGTGGCGGCGACCGACGGCAGCAGCTCGTCCCCCGTCCAGTTCTATAAA GTGGTCGTGAGCGTGGTCAGCGAGAAGTGTCGCATCGACACGGAACTCTTACCGTCTCTGTTCCTGCGTTGCACCACCGACCCCATGAGGAGGGAGAAGTACCCCGCTGTCACCCACCTCAAGTTCCTTACCAGAGAGAACTCTGAGCAG gtTCTGCTGTGTGCGTCCAATCAGAGCGGGAGCATCGTGGAGTGCTGGTCTCTGAGGAAGGAGGGACTTCCTGTCAACAACATCTTCCAGCACCGATCACCAGTCG TCGGGGAGAAGCAACCGACCATCCTGAAGTGGAGGATCCTGACAACAACCAGCGACCTGGAGCGAGTGTCGGCCGTCGCTCTGCCCAAACTGCCCATCTCCATCTCCAACACCGACCTGAaggtggcgtcagacaccaagtTCTGTCCTGGACTGG GTCTGGCTCTGGCCTTCCATGACGGCAGTATTCAGATCCTCCACCGTCTGTCCCTCCACACCATGGGGGTCTTCTACGGTTCCTCGGCCTCGTCCTCCTCCGCTCAGAGACCTGGAGATGAGTCCGCCATCAAACGCCAGAGAACCGGAGGCCCCGCCCTCCACTTCAAGGCCCTGCAGTTCTCCTGGACCTCACTGGCGCTGGCCGGAGTCGACAACCACGGCAAG CTCCACATGCTGCGGGTGTCGCCCTCTATGGGTCAGGTGCTGGAGATGAACACGACGCTGCGCCACCTACTGTTCCTGCTGGAGTACTGCATGGTAACAGGCTACGACTGGTGGGACGTCCTGCTGCACGTCCAGCCCACCATGGTCCACAATCTGGTGGAGAAGCTGCATGAGGAGTACATGAGGCAGAACCAGGCACTGCAGCAG GTTCTGGCCACGCGCATCGTGGCGGTGAAAGCGTCTCTCTGTAAACTCTCCACGGCGACCGCGGCTCGCGCCTGTGACTTCCACGCCAAACTGCTGCTGATCGCCATCAGCTCCACCTTAAAGTCTCTGCTGAGACCGCACGTCCTCAACACACCAGACAAGAGTCCAGGAGACCGACTGACTGAGATCTGCGCCAAAAACATGGacacag ATATCGATAAGGTGATGATCAATCTGAAGACGGAGGAGTTCGTGTTGGACGGTCCACCGCTTCAGTCCCTGCAGCAGCTCATCCAGTGGGTGGGGGACTTTGTCCTCTACCTGCTTGCCAACCTGCCCAACCAG GGCTCCATGGTGCGTCCTGGGTTCGGCTTCATGAGGGACGGGGCATCTCTGGGGATGCTGAGGGAGATGCTGGTGATGATCCGGATCTGGGGTCTGCTGAAGCCAGGCTGTTTGCCCACCTTCACCGCCACGTCAGACAACCAGGACAGCATGCAGCTGCTATTCAGACTGCTCACCAAGCTGTGGCTCTGCT CACGGGACGACGGACCACCCCAGGATCCTGATGAGACCCTGATAGACGAGTGCTGCCTGCTGCCCAGTCAGCTGCTGGTTCCCAGTATGGACTGGCTCCCCGTGAACGACGGCGTCATCGTCAAGCTGCAGGGGAAACACCCGCTCAGGCTGCAGTTTGGAAAGGCTTCGTCTCTGCCAGGAGGGGGCGCCGCAGCCCCCCTGGAGGTCTTCACCAG gaGTCCCGGCTCTCAGAAGATGGATAACCTGCGCTGCGTTCACATGGGCGTCTGTCCCACTGAGGAGAGCAAGGCCTGCACCAG gtgcgGCTGCGTGACAATGCTTCGCTCTCCAAACAAGACGAACGCCATGAAGCAGTGGGAGCAGCGCTGGATCAAAAACTGTCTGTGTGGAGGTCTGTGGAGGAGGATACCCCCGACactcacctga
- the plppr3b gene encoding phospholipid phosphatase-related protein type 3, translating into MMMNSEKMKKKPPKDSLTLLPCFYFVELPIVASSMVSLYFLELTDVVQPAQVGFRCHDRELSMPYVDGGDELIPLLMLLSLAFAGPAASIMLVEGLIYCLQSRLKLRRPEGSINAGGCNFNSFLRRTVRFVGVHVFGLCATALLTDIIQLSTGYHAPFFLTVCKPNYTLVGVSCETNAYVTKDICSGHDQHAIMAARKTFPSQHATLSAFAAVYVSMYFNSTISDSTKLLKPVLVFAFAIAAALTGLTQITQHRSHPIDVYVGFLIGAFIAAYLAFHAVANFKSSDDITPTLPPLPPKEDPLRALTERGHESVYNKGPASASESNDEIAAAPAPMDRLEGLGPLQREKTSMGSLKRASVDVELLAPRSPMGKETMLTFSNTLPRASMNVNGVLGANPGQEDPVQQVQPVQRRLKAVQVPMDPMRSQQLVSEWKQKSMEMRGLSMRDEAEREASEDGSEVGSVGTDEGGSQVPIYQPAVQSGRAASSRNPTPPPGGAKAVATPRPPQIPEAGPPPVSPKSALTRAKWLAIREKASGEVLCRGATNQPRLMQVIAMSKQQGLLPSSSSAEKSSETTSTCSGTSSTTDSPHYRPPSEQQREGPGIITVDAHAPHHPLVQAPPPPQAPPLAGNSNPWEWAGASNGGDPRDTYDLNSLNRGDSAARGSSFRPHRSASPSATVDHDPAQPPSHLQTDMLADAQRREMAMRRKTALVLLDREIRNQTEQENYYKSVQGRRFKD; encoded by the exons ATGATGATGAACTCtgagaagatgaagaaaaaaccTCCGAAGGACAGTTTGACTctgctgccatgtttctactttGTGGAG CTGCCCATCGTGGCTTCTTCTATGGTGTCtctgtatttcctggagctgaCGGACGTGGTGCAGCCGGCTCAGGTGGGGTTCCGCTGCCACGACAGAGAGCTCAGTATGCCGTACGTGGACGGAGGAGACGAACTGATCccactgctgatgctgctgagcCTCGCCTTCGCTGGACCGGCCGCCtcg aTCATGCTAGTTGAAGGACTCATCTactgcctgcagtccagactGAAGCTCCGCAGACCTGAAGGAAGCATCAACGCAGGAGGCTGCAACTTCAACTCCTTCCTTAGGAGGACGGTGCGCTTTGTAG gtgTTCACGTCTTCGGTCTGTGTGCGACGGCGCTGCTCACTGACATCATCCAGCTGTCGACAGGTTACCACGCCCCGTTCTTCCTGACCGTCTGTAAACCCAACTACACGCTGGTTGGTGTTTCCTGTGAAACAAACGCTTACGTCACTAAAGACATCTGCTCAGGTCACGACCAGCACGCCATCATGGCGGCCAG GAAAACGTTCCCTTCCCAGCATGCAACTCTGTCGGCCTTCGCTGCTGTTTATGTCTCT ATGTATTTTAACTCCACCATCTCCGACAGCACCAAACTGCTCAAGCCTGTCTTGGTCTTTGCATTCGCCATCGCGGCGGCATTGACAGGTCTGACTCAGATCACGCAGCACCGCAGCCATCCCATTGACGTGTACGTGGGCTTCCTCATCGGAGCCTTCATCGCTGCATACCTG gcGTTTCATGCTGTGGCCAACTTCAAGtcctctgatgacatcactcccACCCTGCCCCCCCTGCCGCCAAAGGAGGACCCTCTGCGAGCGCTGACCGAGCGAGGACACGAGTCCGTTTACAACAAAGGCCCCGCCTCTGCTTCAGAGAGTAATGATGAAATCGCGGCGGCGCCAGCCCCCATGGACCGGCTGGAGGGCCTGGGGCCCCTGCAGAGGGAGAAGACGTCCATGGGGAGCCTGAAGCGGGCCAGCGTTGATGTGGAACTGCTGGCACCTCGTAGCCCGATGGGAAAGGAGACCATGCTGACCTTCAGCAACACGCTGCCGAGGGCCAGCATGAATGTTAACGGCGTGCTGGGGGCCAACCCGGGGCAGGAGGACCCAGTGCAGCAGGTGCAGCCAGTGCAGCGGCGTCTGAAGGCCGTGCAGGTGCCCATGGACCCGATGCGTTCACAGCAGCTGGTGTCGGAGTGGAAGCAGAAGTCAATGGAGATGCGCGGCCTGAGCATGCGTGACGAGGCGGAGCGCGAGGCCAGCGAGGACGGTTCCGAGGTGGGCTCTGTGGGGACAGATGAGGGCGGGTCTCAGGTCCCCATCTACCAGCCTGCAGTGCAGTCTGGGAGGGCAGCCTCCAGTCGTAACCCCACTCCACCTCCGGGGGGCGCCAAAGCTGTGGCGACTCCCAGACCACCACAGATCCCTGAGGCAGGACCCCCGCCAGTGTCCCCAAAGAGTGCGCTGACCCGTGCCAAGTGGCTAGCCATCCGAGAGAAGGCGAGTGGGGAGGTGTTGTGCCGCGGTGCCACTAACCAACCACGACTTATGCAAGTCATCGCCATGTCGAAGCAACAGGGCCTcctaccctcctcctcctcagcagaGAAATCCTCTGAGACCACCTCCACCTGCTCTggcacctcctccaccaccgaCTCTCCGCATTACCGCCCGCCCTCCGAGCAGCAGCGGGAGGGGCCGGGTATCATCACCGTGGACGCTCACGCCCCTCACCATCCTCTTGTCCAAGCCCCACCTCCTCCCCAAGCCCCGCCCCTTGCAGGTAACAGTAACCCATGGGAGTGGGCGGGGGCATCCAACGGCGGCGACCCAAGAGACACCTACGACCTCAACAGCCTGAACCGTGGAGACTCCGCCGCCCGTGGCAGCAGCTTCCGGCCACATCGGTCCGCCTCACCGAGCGCCACAGTAGACCACGACCCGGCCCAGCCCCCTTCTCACCTGCAGACAGACATGTTGGCAGACGCTCAGCGCAGGGAGATGGCCATGAGACGCAAGACGGCACTGGTTCTGTTGGATCGAGAGATCCGTAACCAGACTGAGCAGGAGAACTATTATAAGAGTGTGCAGGGGCGGCGCTTCAAGGATTAG